From the genome of Verrucomicrobiia bacterium:
GGATGAGGAGGGCTTTTTCGAGCCGTTCCACCGGCAGGCGCAGGCGGGCGAAGGCGCCCGGCACGAGGGCGCGGTCGGTGTTGGCAAACACGGCGCGCAGGCGGAGGGTGCCGGTGGCGGGGGTGAGTTGATTGTCCAGGAAATCCACCTGGCCGTGATGGAGGAAATCCGGCTCGCCATCCAGGCGCGCCTCGCACGGCAGGGCGGGGACGCCGGCGGCGCCGGCCAGGGCGAGGCCGGCCTTGCGATATTGGAAATAGGCGCGTTCGCTCACATCGAAGCAGGCGTAAATGGGCGAGTGGGTGACGAGCGTGACGAGGACGGTGCCCGGCGCCTGGCCGCCGCCCTGGACGAGGTTGCCCACGGTGACGAGGCGCCGGCCGACGCGGCCGGCAATGGGGGCGGTGACGCGGGTGTAGTCGAGATTGAGTTGGGCGGTTTTGATGGCGGCCTCGGCGGCGGCCACGGCGGCTTCGGCGGCGGCCACGGCGGCCTGGGCGGCCTGGAGGGCGGCCTCGGCTTCGCGGACGGCCTTGGTGCGGAGGTCCAGTTCCTCCTCGGAGATGGCGCGGGCCTGCTGGAGGCGGGTGGCGCGCTGGAGGTCGTTGCGGGCCAGCTCGAGGCGGGTGAGGATTTGTTGTTGCTGGGCTTTGGCCTGCTCCACGCCGGCCTGGGCGCGGAGGCGTTCGGCCTGGGCGCGGGCGAGGTCGGCGGCGAAGGGGCGGGGATCAATGATTACGAGGAGGTCGCCGGCCTTGACTTCGGCGCCGTCGGTGAAATGGATGGACTCGATGTAGCCGGAGACGCGGGCGCGGACTTCCACGGCTTCCACGGCCTCGAAGCGGGCGGGGTATTCATCGTAATTGGTGATGGCGGTCAGGATTGGCCGGGCGACGCTGACGAGGGGCGTGAGGCCCTGGGGCGCGCCGGGCGGGGTTTTGGGGCGGCAGGCGGAGGCCAGCCCCAGGGCGGTGAGGAGCGCGAGCAAGGGGGTTGCGACGCGGGTTGAACGGT
Proteins encoded in this window:
- a CDS encoding efflux RND transporter periplasmic adaptor subunit, which encodes MQTRTTVWYNHRSTRVATPLLALLTALGLASACRPKTPPGAPQGLTPLVSVARPILTAITNYDEYPARFEAVEAVEVRARVSGYIESIHFTDGAEVKAGDLLVIIDPRPFAADLARAQAERLRAQAGVEQAKAQQQQILTRLELARNDLQRATRLQQARAISEEELDLRTKAVREAEAALQAAQAAVAAAEAAVAAAEAAIKTAQLNLDYTRVTAPIAGRVGRRLVTVGNLVQGGGQAPGTVLVTLVTHSPIYACFDVSERAYFQYRKAGLALAGAAGVPALPCEARLDGEPDFLHHGQVDFLDNQLTPATGTLRLRAVFANTDRALVPGAFARLRLPVERLEKALLIPEGAILAEQTRKFVYVLGPDQTVQPRPVVLGRPQGLQRVILSGLTPDDSVVVSGLLMLRPGMKVQVGVPGQPPAAPTNAPAAKPPAGKA